The region CGCCAGAGAGATCGGCGTAAATTCGCCCTGCATACGCCTGCCTTCCAGCCGCCAGCCGAAGGCGCCAACGAGAGCTGCGCCTGTGCGTTGCGCCAGCATAGCTGGTCCTCCAGGCAGGCGAGCGGTGGCACCAAAGAAAGGCATCTCGACACTCTGGCCCACGACGGCCCGGTCAGCGGTAATGAGTACCAGTTGATTCTGGCGCAATGTGCGCAGAATGGCGCGCATGGCTGTGCCATTCCCCACCGGGAGATATTTGATGCCGTGGCTACAGCGCAGGCTCAGCATCAGTTCGAGCATGCGTCGATCTTTGAGCTGCTCGACCGGGATCACCAGCTCGTAGCCTCTGGCAACCAGCCACTGGCTCAGATAGTCGAACGGGCCAAAGTGGGCGGAGACTATCAGGACGCCCTTGCCCCGGGCCAGAGCGGCGGCCAGATGCTCCTCGCCCCCGGGAATGATATTACTGGCGATCTCTTCGACCGGTACGTAGGGTAAACAGAAGCCTTCGAGATAGTTGCGTGCGTTGTTGATAAACATCCGACGCACTGTGCGTCTGAGACGCCGGCGTCCGAGACGTGTGGCTTGGACCTCTGGCCCCAGCACATGCAGCATGTTGATGGTGGCCTGCCGACGTGCCCTGATGGCAACCATCCAGGCAAGCCAGCCCAGTAGAGCGCTGAGCGGCGGCAGCCAGCGACGTGGCAGGCGCGGAACGATGACAGCGGCAAGGCGAAATAGCAGATACATCGTCGTCGTTTTCAGGCTCCAGGAGCGCTGCTTATGATGTCGTGGCCCATTGCTTTGCGGCGCCTTCTTGCCCAGGTGCCTGGCTCTCTGGAATGGCTGCACAGCCCCTGCCTTCTGAGAGTCGCGCTGGCTCTTCGCCAGCCAGCTCCCTGGGCCGCTATAACGTTCTCTCTGCATTCCGTCGTCCCCGGCGCTGGTGAGGCGTCCGACCTGCCACTGGAGCAGGACCAGGCAGGTCCCTGCGCCCTGGCTATGACGTCGCCCGTGCTGCCTCGCTATCTATGGCCGCTCTCACGAATGCAGAGAGCAGTCAGATTGCTTCCTCCATAGCTAGGGATCAGCAGTCGGCCAGAATGGGCGAAACATGTACCACTGATCGGGATAGCTACGGACCATCTCCTCTAGCGCATCAAAGATAGACTGGGTCAGGCGCACGACTTCGGCCTCGCGATCCTCTTCGGGTTGGGGAAAGACAGGGGGAAAAGCGCGCATGTAGCACTGCCCCCTCCTGCCATACCAGACGAAACCGGACATGATGGCGGCGCCTGTTCTTACTGCCAGCCTTGCCGCACCAGCGGGCACATACGTTGTGCGCCCGAAGAATTTCACTGGCACGCCCTCGCTCTCCGCTAAGGGGCGATCGATGACGATGGCCAGCATCTGATTTTGCTGCAGAACACGCAAAATTGGTCGGGTCGAGCGCTCCATTGGAATGATGCCGATTCCTTTGTCCTGACGCTGCTTTTGCACCAGGGCGTTCAGCTGGGGATCGGCGAAGGTTTCGGCGATGGCTGAGAAAGGCACCTCGCGGGCGATGATGGCGCCGGCCAGGTCCCAGTTGCCAAAATGAGCGGTGGTGAGAATCACGCCGCGACCGGGCCGGAGCGCCTGCTGAAGATACTCGCGCCAGGAGGAGGCTCCCCGGGTCAGGTCGCGCCCCTGTCGTTCGATGGCCTCGATATCGAGGTGGGCAAAACTCAAGAAGTCTGAGGCGTAGCGCCCGTAATTGCTCCAGGAGGCGCGCGCCAGCCGGCGCACAGCGCGATCGCTGGGAGAACGACCCAGGACCTGAGCCATGTTGCGCTGCGTCACCCGGCGCTTGGAGCGCCAGGCCAGATAACTTGCTGTTCCGACCGCCGCCCCGAGAGCGTGGCGCAAGGGCCGGGGTGTACGCCCCGCAAGCGTACTTGTACCTCGTGCCAGCCAGTAGATGACAGACACCGGTTACTCCTCCAGGTTGACTTCAGCCGCCGCCTCCATCTTGGGCAGACTCCCGACGGGCAGCGTTGCCAGCACGAACCCGGGATCGACCAGTTGCTGTAGCCGCTGCAGGCAATACTGAAAGCGCTCTTTATCCAGTGAACAGTAGACCTGACGTCCGGCGCGACGCATGCGCGTCAGTCCAGCGCGCTGCAGCTTCCGTAGATGCCAGGAAACCAGCGGTTGGCTGATTTCCAGGGCGTCTGTGAGCGCTGTGACCGTCATTTCCGGCTTCCGCGCCAGATGGTAAATGATGGTCAGGCGCACAACGTCTGCCAGCGCTTTCATCATCGTTTTCAGTTCACGCCAGTCATTCGATCTGTCCAAGTCGATCCTTCTTTGCGTGCGCAGACGATTTTGTATAAATCTTTGTTTATATACTAACGCGCATCGGCGAGGCTGTCAAGATGGGAATGGAGAGCGCAGAGCTGTCAGAACGCTCAAGAAGGGCTTGGCCGCGGCAGAGATTGCGCGACTCTGCTGTAAGCAGTGTAAGCAGGTCCGCTGGCGAGGGTCGCAGCGGGCAAGGTTGCCGGGGCGAGAAAGGAGATCGAGGGCTTCCTTCAGAGGCCCAGATGGACCTGAGCGGCGGCAGAGAGGAGGAGAAAAAGAGCCGGAAGTGGAGCTTCATCATCGCCACTTCCGGCTTGCTTTATCCATGAGCATTTTTCCTGACGATCCTGGCTGGGCAGGGTAGGCCGTGAGCTAACCAATCCAGACAGGCTCACGAACTGACGGCCCAGCTAACAGAAGTGGGTGACCAGGGACTCGAACCCTGAACCTAGCGAGTGAAGCAGACAGCCAGCACAGCCTTACGACGAGAGTCGCCAGCCGAGGCCGAATCTGGCCCGGCCTGGGCCATGCCAGTTATCCCCTCCCGAACCGGACGTGCACCTTTCGATGCATCCGGCTCTCCAGAGAAGCGCCTCACGCACTTCTCCTGCGCCCCTTCCCCGTGTATCAGCCATTACGCTGATCGTTTGAGTACTATGGGCGCTCCGTCACCATGAGCTACAGGGGACGAGAGAGAAACCCTGTAACTTTTAGGCGATCCCGCAGTTCCCACGGCGCCCCGCTCCGTACGTAGGTCTCCCTTCATGCACAGGTGCCTTCTGGCGGGAGCATTCGCCAGCCCTCCTAATCACAGCTGACGACACCAGGGCAGGCCATCGAGGGATTCAACCCCTGGCGGGCTTGACCATATACGGCCTAGCTGCCGCTATCGGGAGCTGACAGCAACGAGTCTCGGCTCGTCACTCCATCGTCGCTGGCGGACGAGCGCGGCCATCAGCTGCTGGAGACTCCCTATACCGACTTTTCCATCATGCTGTTGTCCCCCGCAACCTTTCGGCGCGAGGTAAGATGGTGCTTTAGCCACGTCTGCTCCAGTGGCGTCGGGTCTTTCCCGACAGGGACGCTGTGAGCACAACGGCGCACTTAAGAGTCGCTTGCTCTACCGATTGAGCTAGTCACCCAGCTTGACAGTGAAGCCGTAGCCCCGAGCTTGCTTCGGGTGCTGCGGTGGCACTGCACAGTGAAGGATAGCATATCTGGCGTTTCCCGTCAAGTAGGGAAGAGGCTGATGGCTAAAGTTTGCCAGCGATTGCCTCTTCCTGTCCCTGTCCCTGGGAGTGGGCGAGAGCGAGCAGTGGGTGCTGCGCCGGGTTGTCCGTCCCATCAACTCGACTCGGGGGGAGCTGCCAGCGGGTTAGAGGGCAGCTGGTGGCCTGAGCCATAACGGCTCAAGAGGCCGCTGCCCGGGCCTGTGCTTCGTCCGACGAGCAAAGGAGCAGCGACTGGAGCTGGCCGGACGGTAGCAAGCGAGGGTGCCGCACCTGCGGGAACGGGCTGCCGCTCTGGCAGGTGGGAGAAGGAGTCAGGCCAGGGCCAGGTCTGGCTGCCAGCGGTCAAGGCCGTCTCCTGGGTTTCGGATCTGGCTGACAGGCTCCAGAGTGACAAAGCGTCCGTATCGCGGCCAGAGAGGGAACCAACCAGACTGGCGGGGGATGTGTCTGAGGCAGTCTGGACGGGCACGGCGGCGGAGAGCACCAGGGTATCGGTGACCGGTTCTGGCTCTGCTCCCGCTCCTGCCGGTGCGGCGCTCAGCGGCGTAACCAGGAAGCGCTGGCGGCGACGCAGCCAGGCAGCCCCCAGAGCCAGGGCAAGCGCGGAGATCAGGCCGAAGGCTATCAGGGCAAAGTTCTGTTTACCCGGCTTGCCCGCTACGCCTGCGGGGGAGGTCGCTGTGGTCACAGGAGAGGCGGAAGAAGAGAGCGCCGGCTGAGGCTGGCCATCCTCTTGCTCGGTACGGGCCTGCTGCTCGCTTTTGTGCTGCAGAGTGGAGGCGATCTTATATTTCAGCGTTGCCGGCGTTGGGGTTGGCGTTGGCGTTGGAGGCGGGGCCTGATTGCGATAGATGGTCATCAGATTCATGACCTTGGCAGCCCACGAACCGGAGCTAGAGGTTCCAACATAAGGGCCTGCGATCAGATAAACGGTCGTCAGCCCGCGAGCAATATAGCGCTGCTGGACGATAGAAAACCAGTCCTGGATGGCCGCGGCATAAGAGGGATAGATAGTATAGCCGCCGGCATCGCTGGGATAGCTGGCACTGGCGCGGACGCCCCCCGGATTGCGGTCGCCCAGGCCAACCCCTGCCGCTCCCTGGTTGGTTTCGACGTACCAGACGGCCAGAGCAAAGGCATCATCGATATTGGTCTGGCGGGCCGCCTGCTCAACCACCTCACCGGTGTCAGCCATAGGGGTTGATGCCAGAATAGTATTGACGGTCTCTGCTGGCAGTGTTGGCGGTCCCAGCACGCTGGCGCCGCTGGCCTGGCTTCCGGTGCTGCCGTTCGTGATTTGCCACGTCAGAACCAGCGCCCCGACGAGTAGCAGCACCAGGCTGATCAGCATGGCCTGCAGCGAACGCCGGAGGTGTGGCAGCGGCAACGCCGGCTGAACAGTCTGAGTGATCAGCTTGCTCTTCATCATACTCCTGTTATCGCTGAAGCCAGCAAGGCGAGCCACCTCCCCGCCACCTTTCCGCCGTGCCTCACTGCAGATTCCAGCTCGATCAGATCGCTGAGGTTAGTCTCCTGCTTCTTTTCCCTGTTCTGAAACTGTATCTATGACAGTGGACTTCCCTGTCTTCTGGTGGGCATTTCTCAGGATGATCTTGTGATCTTCTTTACCAGAGTTCGCAGCTCTCAAGCGTTGTAGAGTAGGACAGGTACCCGGCGCCTTTCTCCTTTCCTACGCCAGAAGGAATGGCTGGAAGGCCGAGAGCGTCTATGCTGATTGTACCATGCAGCGCGAATTTACTTGTATCAATAGCATCCAGCATAGGTAGTATCTCCCATAAATGGTATGCTATACTGGAATGCACGAGAGCTACGAAGGCGCTGCAGGCCCTCTGCCTGGCCGGGTCTTGCTGGTCAAGAGAGGCAGCGAGTTTGGACCGGCCCGGCGGCGCCGGCGGTGGACCGAGGAGCTTTGATGTCCGTGAGGAGAGACAGGGGGTTCACCATCAGTCCCATCAGTCCACAAAACGATCAGGGAAATGCCCAGACGGGACGCCTGGGACGCAATACTCTGCTCCACAAGCGCTACATCATCTTGCGGGTGATCGGCCAGGGGGGCATGGGAGCAGTCTATCAGGCGCGCGATACGAAGCGGGGCGAGATCTGCGCGGTGAAGGAGATGAGTCTCTCTTCCGTGCCACCTAGCGAACAGGGCAAGGCACTGGAGAATTTTCTGGCCGAGGCGACTATTTTGTCGCGACTCAGCCACCCCAACCTTCCCGCCTTTACCGACTTCTTCAGCGAGGGTGAGCGCCATTTCCTGGTGATGGAGTATATCGATGGGAAGACGCTGGAAGAGCTGCTGGAGGAGAATGGCGGGCCCTTCTCTGAGCGGCGCGTGCTGGGCTGGGCCCGGCAGATCTGCGACGTCCTGGAGTATTTACATGGCCAGCAGCCGCCGGTGATTTTCCGCGATCTCAAGCCAGGCAATATTATGCTGCGTCGGGATGGACGCATCAAGTTGATCGATTTCGGTATTGCCCGGCTGGTGCGTCGCTCTTCTTCACAGGACACTCAGCTGCTGGGCACTCCTGGTTTTGCTCCTCCAGAGCAGTATGGCAGCGCTCAAACAGATCAGCGCTCTGACATCTACTCGTTGGCGGTGACGCTCTTTCAGCTTTTGACAGGGACGCTGCCAGAGAAGGGCTTTGGCCTGCCAGATGCGCGTACGCTGAATCCTGCAATCTCGCCAACGGTGGCGCGGGCTTTGGAGAAAGCAGCCTCTCTTGATCCCAATGACCGCTATCCAAGTGTGGCCGTGTTCCGTCGGGCGCTCTTCCGCGTGGGAACACTCCCGTTCGAGAACGGGCAGGAGGCCACAACACCAGAAGAGCTGGCCGAGTTGTGTGCCCGCTTCCCCGAGGAGGGGGCTGACTACCTGTTCAGCGGGGAGATCGAGTCGTGGCTGGAGGAGATCGGCGAGAGCGATCTGGCGCGCAAGGTGCGCCGCTTACGGACGACGACCGGCGATCCTGAGCTGGGCGTTGAACGACTGATCCAACTGATTATGGGGCCAGACGCTCACCTGCGCACGAAAGCGCAGAGGTCCGTCAATGCTACAGCTTCCGCGGCCTCTGAGGCGGCTCGAGGGCGCGCCCCTGCCCGCCCTCGCAAGGCACCGCTGATGATTGTGCGCCCGGCCACGATTCATTTTGGCCAGGTCTACCCGGGCCTGTCAGCCCCTATGTTGCTCACGATCACAGGGAATCAGGGTTCGATTGTTCAGGGCACCATTCAGCCTGTGGAGCCGTGGATTATTGTGGATCAGACCCGCTTCGATGGGATGAGCACGCTGGTGCGTGTGCGCGTGGATAGCAGCCAGCTTGCAGGCTCGCAGCGCTATAGCGGCACTATCGTGATTACGCCCCTCGGCGAGACCGCGGGGAAGCCGGTGGAGGTGAAAGTGGAGGTGGAGGTGATGGACTATACCGCCACGGGACCGATAACGGCTAGCGGGACAAGAGCAGGCAGCGGCCCGGTCTCTTCTGGTAGCGTTGGCACCGGCGCCGGTCAACGCTTGCTGCCTCCCAGCCAGCGCTCTGGCTCGATGGCTCCAGCGCTGCCCGCCTATATCAATCCCCAGGATGAGGCCTATAAGGCGAAGTATGGCCAACCAGGCGGCTGGGACCCGCTACGGGCAAGTCCCGCTGAGCGCCGCCGGCTCTATTGGCTCCAGGTCTTTGCTGCGGCTTTACTTAGCCCCTCTCTGTTTTATGAGTTATATTCGCAGTTGCCTTTCTTTTCACATGCGCCCTTACCACCCGATCCAGCCTTTCTACCGGTGCTGCTGGCGATGCTTCCACTGGCTCCACTGGGAGCCTTGTTGCTGAATGCCGATCACGGCTGGCAGCTTCCTGTGTTACTGAACCGTTTCTGTACGGGGCTGGCCACCACCCTGGCGGCCCTCGGCCTGCTGGAACCCGCCTGGCACAGCGGATTTCAGGATGGGGCGTCTCCGCTCCATGCCTTGACATTGCTCATTCTGGCCGCCCTGGCCGGCACTCTGGGCAGTAGTCAGTTCATCAGCAGTCGCTTGCTGGCCGGAGCGACCTGGGCGATGAAGCGCTTCCGCTTGCCGACCCTGGCCCTGTTGATGGTTACCGGGGTTAGCCTTGGTCTGAGTCTGGCTCTGGGGACCAGCCTGAGTCTGCTGACGCCGCTGGCCGTGGCTGCGGGGGCTGCTGTGGCGTTAGCGTTAATCTTCCGTATCGATCGACTGATTGGGCATCCATAGCTGTGGATGAGAAAGAGCCGATGAGACCCGCTGAGAGGGTGCAATCAGTGCGGAAAGGGAAGGTGGTTGTGGTCCTGGGGCCGACCGCTTCGGGCAAGAGTGCCCTTGGCATCCAGCTCGCTCAGCGCTTCAACGGTGAAATCGTCTCTGCCGATTCGCGCCAGGTTTACCGTGGTTTGGATCTTGGCACGGCCAAGGTAACTCCAGAGGAGCGGGCGCTGGTTCCTCACCACTTGCTTGATGTGGCCGATCCGGGCGAGGTTTACAGCGCAGCTCGCTTTCGGGAGGAGGCCCTGGCAGCGATTGAGGCCATCGTAAGTCGTGGGAGACTGCCTCTGCTGGTCGGTGGTTCTCCGCACTATATTCAGCTGGTAGTAGACAACGTGCAGGTCCCCCAGGTGCCTCCCGACATGGAGCTGCGCCGGCAGCTTGAGCAGCGTCCACTTGCAGAATTGGTCGCTGAGCTGGAGAGACGTGATCCGAGGGCCGCGGCCCATATCGACCGTCGCAATCCGCGACGAGTGATTCGCGCCCTGGAGGTCTGCCTTCTGACCGGCAGGCCCTTCTCCGAGCAGCAGGGGGCGCCTGCTCCCCTTTACGAGAGCCTTCTCTTGGGCATTCATTGGCCGCGGGCGGAGCTGTATCGTCGCATCGATCAGCGTCTCGATGAGCGTCTGCGCCAGGGTATGGTCGATGAGGTGCGTCGCTTGCTGGCTCAGGGGATCAGTCACGAGCGTCTGGAAGCCCTGGGGTTAGAGTACCGTTTTATCAGTCGCTTATTGCGTGGCGAATATGCGAACGAGGCGGAGATGGCAGAACAGCTGAAGGGCGCGATCCATGATTTTGCTCGCCGTCAGCTGAGCTGGTTTCGCCGTGATCAGCGCATTCTCTGGCTGGAAGGTCCTGACCTGGCGCGAGCCGAGGCTGAAGTGGAGCGCTTTCTCGGGGGGTCGTAATGACGGCGGATGTCTTTGCCAGGAGCAGAGCGGTAGGCGGCAGCGGCCTGCTCCCGGCATTCAGGAGGAAAGGGCCTGCTCGCTGGGAGCAGGTTCCTTCCTCCTGGGCGCAGGTTTGCGCCGGGCAGCGGGGCTGACCGCCCTAGGCGACGATCGAGGTTGCTTCCGAACTGGTTTCGGGTCCTTCCTCTGACGAGGGGCGGCTGCCATTGCCATTGAGCGAGCTGCGCGGCGTCACCACAGGCAGATTGCTCTCGACCACCTGTCCCCCATCGATCAAGAGATAGTAGGGGAACTGAGCGGGATCAAAAGCACCGCTGTGCGAGATAAAGAAGACCTGCTCGAAGTGCTGACCCAGCATCTCACCGGTCACTACTTCGACCACAGCCTGTGTGCGCCGCTGATCGAAGGAGCTTAGCGGCTCGTCGAGGAGCAAAAAGCCTGGAGCGGCATTGAGCTCGCGAGGCAGGGCCGCGATGGCAAAGGCCAGACGCAGGGCGAAGGAAATCTGATCTGCCGCCCCACTGGAGAGCGCTTCACGCGGGATATACTCGCCAGCCGCCGAATCCCAGACTCGCCAGCGCAGCGGTCCGCCGCTGGCGCTGCCCTCCTCTGGCTCGGTCACCAGTTGCACATCGTGATAACGGCCACTGGTCAAGAGCGGCAGAATCTGCTGCATGTAGTATTCGGTGCGCGGGACCATCTTGCGCATCAGGCGTTCGATGGCCGCCGCGATCAGCATACTGCCACGCTTCTTGGTTTGATAGCTGCGTTCCTGCTGCTCCATGCGCTTGCGAGTCTGCTCCAGATCGAGCCGTTCGCCGCCGGTTCCCAGCTGCTGGCTCAGCTCCAGCTCCTCCTTCTCACGCAGCTGGAGCTCTTGTTCCAGCTGCTCGCGCTCTTCCTCTAAGCGCTGACGACCGGCGACGCCATACTCGCCAACGAGAGGCCAGACGGCCACAATTTCTTCGCGCTGGTAGCCCTGGGGAGCGGGGCGCCCACGCAGCTCAAGCAGGGAACGAATCCGCTCGTGGATTTCCTCGATTTCCTGCCGACACAACTCGATCTTGGCCCGCGAAGCGCCCTCTTGCATCTGCAACTGCTCCAGCTCCTGCAGAATGCTTTCTTCGCTGGCAGCCTGCAATTCCTGCTGACAGCGAGCGCGGAGGCCGTTGAGGGTCTCGGCAAAGGGATTGGGCGGGATAATCCAGCTACCGAGCACTGTGCTGAACTTTGCCAGCTGCTGATAGTAGCCAGAGAGAGACTGCTGACGCTCTTTGAGGAGGGCAGCGTAGTGCTCGCGGCGCCCCTGCAGTTCGATGCGGCGCCCGAGCGTAATATGGAGTGCCTCCAGCTCGCGGCGCGCCGCGCTCTCTGCACTGCTGACCTGGGCCTGACCGAACTGCAGGCCGAGGGGCTTGACGCGCTGGCGCAAGGAATCTGTCAGTTTCTGCAAGGCCTCCCTGAGAGCGGCCTGTTGCTCGCGGGCGCGAGCCAGCTGTTGGAGGGGATCGCCTGTCTGAAAGCGTTCGAGGCGCCCAAGGAGCACCTGTTTGCGGGTCTGGAGACCTTCCAGCTCCTGCTCACAGCTCTTGATCTGCTCCTGCAGCTCGGTGATCGCATCGATTTTGCCGTCGAGGGCGGCGATCTCCAGCTCAGCAGTTTTGAGCGCCCCCTCAATGATGGCTTTTAGCTCGGCATGTTTCGCGGGGGAATTGAAAACATTGGCCTCGAAGGTCGGAATTGGTAGGCCCTCTTGACCCATCAAAGTCGCCAGCTCATGGCGAGCCTGATCCACGGCCACCAGATCGCTACGGAGCTTGCTGTGGATATCATCCAAATCTTTCGCGCGTGCCTCCTCCTCCAGCTCGCTCACCTGCTTGCGCAGAGCGGTGACCGTCTCGGCACTCTGAGTCACCTGAGCACGCAGAGTAGCCAGGCGCTCACGAGCTTCAGCCAGGGCCTGCTGCTCATTGAGAGAAGAGCGCTCGGCCTGGGCCTGCTCAATCAGGCGCCGGGCCTCATCAGGCGAAGCCGGGACCTCGGCCCCGAGAGCGCGAATCTCTTCTTCGACGCGAGCCAGGGCCTCTTGACCACCATTGGCCCGGGCCGCCGCCTCACGAGCAGCCACCATTGCCCGGACATGATTGAGAGCGTCCTGCTCGCGCTGTAGGGCCTGCTGGACGGAGACCCGTGCGCGACTATAGCGGATAAAGATGACGACGAAAGCGGCAACGCAGGCAGCCGCCAGCACAATGCCGATGACCGCCGGGACCAGGAGCTGCGAGAGCGCCCAGATGAAGCTCAGGAGAGCAGCGATCCCGAAGCCGATGCCGGCCACAATGAGAAAGGCGAGCAAGTGGCGCATCACGCTGAGAGCGGCGGCAACCTCCTGATGGCAGCGCTCGTGTTGTTGATAGGCGGCACGAACCTGTCGCTCCGCCTCTGTCAAGCCGCGCAACTTATCGCGCAGGCGCAGCCACTCCTCTAGCTGGCGCGCCAGATTCTGACGACGCCAGCGCTCCTCATAGGTCACGACCTGCTGCTCGGTCTGGCGCACCTCCTGCTCAGAGCGAGCCTGTTGCTGCTCAGCCTCGCGCAGGCGGCGGCGTGCATCCTCAATGCGGTTTTCCAGCTGCTCAGCCTGCTCACGCGCCGCCAGGCGCTGGGCATAGCGCTCCTCAGCCTGACGCAGCGTCTCTAAACGGGAGGCCAAATGACGCAGGCGCCGCAGCCGCTCCTCCAGGGAGGGCCGTCCGGCCCGGCGGCGCTCTTCCAGCTCGCTGCGAGTCAACCGGGCCTGATCGAGGCGTGCCTGAGCGCGACTGATCTGTGTCTCTAGCTGTTCAAGGCTCTCCTCAAAGGTCGTGCGCTCCTGAGCCTCCTGCTCCAGTTCCTTAATGGTACTGACCGTAGCCAGGAGGTCGGTAGCCATGCGCTCCAGAGTACCGAAGGAGCGCGAGAGATCTTCAAGCTCGCGCACCCGCTTCTCCAAAGCCGGCAGCTCCTCGCGCTCGCGCAGCTCCAGATCGGCGATCTGGCGGTCCAGCTCTGGCAACTCGCGGCGGGCCTCAGCCATCTCATCGTAGGCAGTAATCAGCTCAGCGAGGATCGTCTCAGCCTTCTTCAGCTGCTGCACGCGAGCCTGGCGGCTCTTCAGCTCGGAACGCTTCTGCTGGATAGTTGAGAGATTGCTCTCCTGCTCAGCAATCTCCGCCTCTTGCTGCTCGATCTCGGCCAGATACTCATTGACGGTCACAGCATCCAGGGCCTCCTCGACCTGGCCCAGCCTGGCGCTTAGCTCAGGAATGCGAGCCTGCAGCTCGGCCAGCCGCAAGCGAGCAGAGCACTCGCGCAGCTGCTCCTCATCCTCGGGGGTCAGGCGAAACTGCTCAGCCAGGCGCGTCAGCTTCTCCAGACCCAAGAGGCGGCGCAGAGCAAGCTCGCGTTCATGGCCACTGATCTGCTCAAGACGTTGGAGGCCCTTCTGCTCGATCAGGCAAGAATTACGCAGCGTCTCGCCATCGAGGCGCCCCAACTCAGCAATGATGCGCTCATTAGCGGCACGCAACTGAGTGATTGGCTCGCTCTCGGGCATGCCGAGGCGGCGGACCACAAGCGAGACGCGCTGGCCGCTGCCGCGCTCAATCGTGCGCGTAATAGCCAGTTCAGTGGCGCCCACGGAGAGGGTCAGCTTGACGGAAGCCTCGGTCTCTCCGTACATAATCAGATCGTCCAGCGCCCGTTTCTCCCGATGCGTAGTGAGTGGCTCGCCAAAGAGAGCAAAGTAGATACATTCAAAGAGGGTTGACTTACCAGCCTCGTTCGGCCCCTGGATCAGGATACTTCCGCGCTGGGGAAAGTGCAGATCTATTTCTCGCAAGAGCCTGAAACGCTCGACTGTCAGATGTTTCAGAATAATCATTTCTGCTTCACTCCGTTCACACTCCTCTCGGGAGATGCGAGCGCTCTCCGCCGTTGTTTCAAGAGAGTCGAGCAGAGAGGCCAGCATGCTCGCCGCGACCCGCCCTTTCGCTACCACATCTCCTTCACATAGCTCAGCGGTGCAGAGCCTCCGACCAGCGAGCGCACCGATCAGGCGTCACAGGAGCGGGCGCTCAGAGCGCTTCGCGCTAATGGATCTCATCCAGAGCATTCAGCAACACTTCTTTTGTCACCAACAGAGCTTTTTTTTCTTGTTCATCAGAGGCGGCAGCGATCCACTCATCGGCCAGAGCAGCCAGCTCCTCGCGAGGAGAGAAGCGCTCGGTGGCCTCAGTCGGGCCGGCACTGCTGGAAGCCTCATGGTCAGGTACCAGGGTCAGGGCCGTGTCGTCAATGGCCAGCGAGAAAGCGTGCTGCTCGCCGTAACGGCGGATCTGGTTCAGATCGAGCTGATGATATTGCTGGCGCGTCAGCTCGCCCTCCAGCTTCAGCTGAACCATCGTCTGTTGATCACAGAGAGGGCGCAGACGTTCCAGAATAACAGCCGTGGGAGAGCCAGCGGTAGAAGCAGCAGAGGCCGCAGCCCCGGTCTCGCCGCCGGGCGTCCCTGCCGGTGGAGCTGGCCAGAGCGCGCTGGTTGGTACAACCAGGCGACGCAGGTGTACAGCTTCGACAGCGATATGCTTGCACCAGCGAACGCCATCGCTCGCCAGACCGAGAAAGACAAAGCCAGGTTCGGCATCAGGGTCATTGAAATCAATATGCTGAGTTGGGCCCGCCACGATCAGCTCGCACTGGCCAATGCGCAGCTGCTGAAAGGCGTGGTGATAGCCGGCCAGGACATACTGGAACTCTGTCTGCCGTGCCAATGTCGAGCGGCTCACCAGAGCCTGGGCCTGGGCCTGGGCTTCAGCAGGGGCGGGTTCGGCGCTCAGGCCCTCAATAGGGGCATGGAGAATCAAAATACGGATCTGGGCGCGCTCAAGCTCAGCAGCGGGACGAACGTAGGCCAGCGGATCACCTTCCTGGCCAGCGCGCACACTCAGACCACAGAGGCCGACCCGTATCGGCCCAATCTCACAGAAAGCCGGCGCTAATTCGATCAGAGGTTGCCCGCTTCCCAGATTGGTCCCCGACACTGTCACAGCCGACAGATGGGAAGGGGGAGAGAGCGGCTCAAAATAATGGAGGGCGCCGAGGCGGGCAAAGCTCAAGTGAGGCGCGGGCAACGCCCCCTCAGCGA is a window of Thermogemmatispora onikobensis DNA encoding:
- a CDS encoding serine/threonine protein kinase; translated protein: MSVRRDRGFTISPISPQNDQGNAQTGRLGRNTLLHKRYIILRVIGQGGMGAVYQARDTKRGEICAVKEMSLSSVPPSEQGKALENFLAEATILSRLSHPNLPAFTDFFSEGERHFLVMEYIDGKTLEELLEENGGPFSERRVLGWARQICDVLEYLHGQQPPVIFRDLKPGNIMLRRDGRIKLIDFGIARLVRRSSSQDTQLLGTPGFAPPEQYGSAQTDQRSDIYSLAVTLFQLLTGTLPEKGFGLPDARTLNPAISPTVARALEKAASLDPNDRYPSVAVFRRALFRVGTLPFENGQEATTPEELAELCARFPEEGADYLFSGEIESWLEEIGESDLARKVRRLRTTTGDPELGVERLIQLIMGPDAHLRTKAQRSVNATASAASEAARGRAPARPRKAPLMIVRPATIHFGQVYPGLSAPMLLTITGNQGSIVQGTIQPVEPWIIVDQTRFDGMSTLVRVRVDSSQLAGSQRYSGTIVITPLGETAGKPVEVKVEVEVMDYTATGPITASGTRAGSGPVSSGSVGTGAGQRLLPPSQRSGSMAPALPAYINPQDEAYKAKYGQPGGWDPLRASPAERRRLYWLQVFAAALLSPSLFYELYSQLPFFSHAPLPPDPAFLPVLLAMLPLAPLGALLLNADHGWQLPVLLNRFCTGLATTLAALGLLEPAWHSGFQDGASPLHALTLLILAALAGTLGSSQFISSRLLAGATWAMKRFRLPTLALLMVTGVSLGLSLALGTSLSLLTPLAVAAGAAVALALIFRIDRLIGHP
- the miaA gene encoding tRNA (adenosine(37)-N6)-dimethylallyltransferase MiaA; translation: MRKGKVVVVLGPTASGKSALGIQLAQRFNGEIVSADSRQVYRGLDLGTAKVTPEERALVPHHLLDVADPGEVYSAARFREEALAAIEAIVSRGRLPLLVGGSPHYIQLVVDNVQVPQVPPDMELRRQLEQRPLAELVAELERRDPRAAAHIDRRNPRRVIRALEVCLLTGRPFSEQQGAPAPLYESLLLGIHWPRAELYRRIDQRLDERLRQGMVDEVRRLLAQGISHERLEALGLEYRFISRLLRGEYANEAEMAEQLKGAIHDFARRQLSWFRRDQRILWLEGPDLARAEAEVERFLGGS